TCCCCGTATACGACACGGTCCATGAGGCCCGGGAGAAGACCGGAGCCAACGCCTCCATGATCTTCGTGCCCCCCATGGGTGCGGCGGACGCCATCCTGGAGGCGCTGGAGGCAGGCATCGAGCTGATCGTCTGCATCACCGAAGGGATCCCGGTCCTGGATATGGTCCGGGTCAAGCGGGTCCTCATGGATTACCCGGCTTCCCGACTCATCGGCCCCAACTGCCCTGGGGTCATCACCCCGGGCCAGGCCAAGATCGGCATCATGCCCGGACGCATCCACAAGCCTGGCCCCATCGGCGTGGTCAGCCGCTCGGGCACCCTGACCTACGAAGCCGTGGGGCAGCTCACGGCCCTGGGCATCGGACAGAGCACCTGCATCGGCATCGGAGGAGACCCGGTCAACGGCAGCAGCTTTGTGGATGTGCTCAAGCTCTTCCAGGAGGATCCCGCCACCGAGGGGGTCATCCTCATCGGCGAGATCGGGGGCAGCGCCGAGGAGGACGCCGCCGCGTTCATCCGGGAGCAGATGACCAAGCCCGTGGTGGCCTTCATTGCAGGCCAGACCGCCCCTCCCGGGCGCCGGATGGGGCACGCCGGTGCGATCATCTCCGGGGGCAAGGGCACGGCCGCCGAGAAGGTGGCCACCCTCCGGGCTGCCGGGGTGACCCTGGTGGACAACCCGGCCGAGATGGGTCTGGCCATGGCCGGCTGCTTCGGGGGCTGAGACCCGGACCCCGGGCTCGTCAGGGCCCGGGTGCCTGCCTATCATGGGGATATGCCCCTCCTTGCCATGCTCCTCCATGAACCCGCCGCCACCACCGTGCGCGGCTGGTGGGAGTTGCTGGAAGCGGAGCTGGGCCTTCAGGGGCTGCGTCGGGTCCCTTTCCCCCATGTCACTCTCATGGGCTACGATGGGCTGGACCAGGCGAAGATCCAGGCCGAGCTGTTGCCGGAAATAGAAGGCCTTGGCCCCATTTCCCTGAAGACTTCCGGGCTGGGTCTCTTCTTCCGCCCCCAGCCCGTGATCTACCTGCCGGTGGTGCGCTCCCGGGAGCTGACGGAGTTCCACCGCGGGCTCTTGAAGGTGGTGGAGTCCCTGGGAGGAGAAGTCATGCCGCTCCACACCCCCGAAGCCTGGATGCCCCACCTGACCCTTGCGCAGTTCGACCTCACCCCGGAGCTCCAGCTGGAGGCGGTCAAACTCCTCTCCGGGTTGGATCTTTCCCTGGAATTCGAGGTCCGGAACCTGACCCTCTTCGAGTGGATCGGGCCGCGCTTCGAGCCACT
The sequence above is drawn from the uncultured Holophaga sp. genome and encodes:
- the sucD gene encoding succinate--CoA ligase subunit alpha; the encoded protein is MSVLVGNHTRLIVQGITGKEGLFHAKGCRDYGTQVVGGVSPDRGGSAIEGFPVYDTVHEAREKTGANASMIFVPPMGAADAILEALEAGIELIVCITEGIPVLDMVRVKRVLMDYPASRLIGPNCPGVITPGQAKIGIMPGRIHKPGPIGVVSRSGTLTYEAVGQLTALGIGQSTCIGIGGDPVNGSSFVDVLKLFQEDPATEGVILIGEIGGSAEEDAAAFIREQMTKPVVAFIAGQTAPPGRRMGHAGAIISGGKGTAAEKVATLRAAGVTLVDNPAEMGLAMAGCFGG
- a CDS encoding 2'-5' RNA ligase family protein; the encoded protein is MPLLAMLLHEPAATTVRGWWELLEAELGLQGLRRVPFPHVTLMGYDGLDQAKIQAELLPEIEGLGPISLKTSGLGLFFRPQPVIYLPVVRSRELTEFHRGLLKVVESLGGEVMPLHTPEAWMPHLTLAQFDLTPELQLEAVKLLSGLDLSLEFEVRNLTLFEWIGPRFEPLDRYPLLGALPPVVSPGG